Proteins from a genomic interval of Rubinisphaera italica:
- a CDS encoding 2-oxoacid:acceptor oxidoreductase subunit alpha — MSAVDTQSNGNGNFRTTEQVDAVVIRFCGDSGDGMQLVGTQFTNVSAVFGNDVSTLPDFPAEIRAPAGTLNGVSGFQLCFSSTDIFTPGDEVDTLVAMNPAALKTNLADLKRGGTLIVNKDAFDKSGLSKAGYATNPLEDDNDSLAGYRVHKVDMTRLTRDSVADLGLSLKEADRCKNFFALGLVYWLYDRDAKATQDWIKSKFAKRPELVQANLSALKAGADLGYSTQAFTVHYKVPPAKLPPGKYRKMTGNEAVAMGLVAAAHVSGKELFYAGYPITPASDILHELSKLKNFGVRTAQVEDEIAAITATVGASFGGAFAVTASSGPGIALKSEGIGLAVITELPLVIVNVQRGGPSTGLPTKTEQADLMMSFFGRNGECPMPIIAAATPGDAFDVSREALRLAVEFMTPVFLLSDGYIANGAEPWKIPDLKNIKPIDFKHIKEANGQDGQYLPYLRNDRLVRPWALPGTKGLEHRVGGLEKSDGTGNVSYDPDNHQHMIETRAKKIAGIANHIPEQPLEGPDSGDLLVISWGGTYGSVRTAVQRAQKDGHKVTLAHIRYLNPFPKNLEEVIKRFDKVLVPELNTGQLRFLLRAMFLCDAKGLNKMKGKPFLVSEVYDAILENLKK; from the coding sequence ATGTCGGCAGTTGATACACAATCGAATGGTAACGGTAATTTTCGCACGACAGAGCAAGTCGATGCAGTCGTCATCCGCTTTTGCGGCGACAGTGGCGACGGCATGCAGCTCGTTGGCACTCAATTCACCAATGTTTCGGCTGTCTTCGGGAACGATGTGAGCACCCTTCCCGACTTCCCCGCGGAAATTCGTGCTCCCGCCGGAACATTGAACGGAGTTTCCGGGTTCCAGCTCTGCTTCTCCAGCACCGATATTTTCACGCCGGGAGATGAAGTCGACACCCTTGTCGCCATGAACCCTGCTGCCCTGAAGACAAACCTGGCCGACCTGAAGCGGGGCGGAACACTCATTGTCAATAAGGATGCTTTCGATAAATCCGGACTGTCCAAGGCTGGATACGCAACAAATCCGCTCGAAGACGACAATGACTCTTTGGCCGGTTATCGTGTTCATAAAGTCGATATGACTCGCCTGACTCGCGATTCCGTCGCCGATCTCGGCCTCTCTCTCAAAGAAGCAGACCGCTGCAAAAACTTCTTCGCTCTCGGACTTGTCTACTGGCTCTATGATCGGGATGCGAAGGCGACTCAGGATTGGATCAAATCCAAGTTTGCGAAACGTCCGGAACTCGTTCAGGCAAACCTGTCAGCTCTGAAAGCCGGGGCCGACCTCGGGTATTCGACTCAGGCCTTCACCGTTCATTACAAAGTTCCACCCGCGAAATTGCCGCCGGGCAAATACCGCAAAATGACTGGTAATGAAGCAGTTGCGATGGGACTGGTCGCTGCGGCTCATGTTTCCGGTAAAGAACTGTTTTATGCCGGATATCCGATCACACCTGCCAGCGATATTCTGCACGAACTTTCTAAGCTGAAAAACTTCGGCGTTCGCACAGCTCAGGTTGAAGACGAAATCGCCGCCATCACCGCTACTGTCGGAGCCTCCTTCGGTGGAGCGTTTGCAGTCACAGCCAGCAGTGGACCAGGTATCGCGTTGAAGTCTGAGGGAATCGGGCTGGCAGTCATCACCGAATTGCCACTGGTGATCGTCAATGTACAGCGTGGTGGACCGAGTACTGGCTTGCCGACAAAAACCGAACAGGCCGACCTGATGATGTCCTTCTTTGGACGCAACGGCGAATGTCCGATGCCGATTATCGCAGCTGCCACTCCAGGCGATGCTTTTGATGTCTCCCGAGAAGCTTTGCGGCTGGCCGTCGAATTTATGACGCCGGTCTTCCTCCTGAGTGATGGCTACATCGCCAACGGAGCCGAGCCTTGGAAGATTCCTGATCTCAAAAACATCAAACCGATCGACTTCAAGCATATTAAAGAAGCCAACGGACAAGATGGCCAGTATCTGCCTTATCTGCGAAATGATCGCCTCGTTCGCCCTTGGGCATTACCGGGCACGAAGGGTCTTGAACACCGTGTTGGAGGACTGGAAAAATCGGATGGAACAGGGAACGTCAGCTACGATCCCGACAACCATCAGCACATGATTGAAACGCGAGCCAAAAAAATAGCCGGCATCGCCAATCATATTCCAGAACAACCACTCGAAGGCCCCGATTCCGGCGACCTGCTCGTCATCAGCTGGGGCGGAACCTACGGTTCTGTCCGTACTGCTGTTCAGCGAGCACAAAAAGATGGCCATAAAGTCACGCTGGCACACATCCGCTACCTCAACCCGTTTCCTAAGAATCTGGAAGAGGTCATCAAACGCTTCGATAAAGTTCTCGTCCCCGAACTCAACACCGGACAGCTTCGCTTCCTTCTGCGAGCGATGTTCCTGTGCGACGCCAAGGGGCTGAACAAGATGAAGGGGAAACCATTCCTCGTCAGCGAAGTTTACGATGCCATTCTTGAAAACCTGAAGAAATAA